In one Meles meles chromosome 17, mMelMel3.1 paternal haplotype, whole genome shotgun sequence genomic region, the following are encoded:
- the LOC123928335 gene encoding olfactory receptor 6K3-like produces the protein MESANLSTVTEFIFTGFSQLQDGGLLYFFPLLFIYTFIVIGNLLIVFAVRLDTRLHNPMYNFISIFSFLEIWYTTATIPKMLSNLVSRQKTISFIGCLLQMYFFHSLGNTEGALLTVMAIDRYLAICSPLRYLTIMTPRLCAQLSAGSCVFGFLILLPEIVWISTLPFCGPNQIHQIFCDFTPLLHLACTDASVILVQDVIHALAILITGLVISLSYIRIVVVILGIPSGEGRRKAFSTCAAHIAVFLLFFGSVALMYLRFSAVYMPFWDTAIALTFSVLAPFFNPIIYSLRNKDMKEAIKKLLCPHKVFNLLGK, from the coding sequence ATGGAAAGTGCAAATCTATCCACAGTGACTGAATTTATCTTCACTGGGTTCTCCCAGCTCCAAGATGGTGGCCTTCTGTACTTTTTCCCTCTACTTTTCATCTACACCTTTATTGTCATTGGGAACCTATTGATTGTCTTTGCTGTGAGGCTGGACACCCGTCTCCACAATCCCATGTACAATTTCATCAGCATTTTCTCATTCCTGGAGATCTGGTACACCACAGCCACCATCCCTAAGATGCTCTCCAACCTGGTCAGCCGTCAAAAGACCATCTCTTTTATCGGTTGCCTCTTGCAGATGTATTTCTTCCATTCACTGGGGAACACTGAGGGAGCCTTGCTGACTGTCATGGCCATTGACAGGTACCTCGCCATCTGCAGCCCCCTGCGCTACCTGACCATCATGACCCCCCGACTGTGCGCACAGCTCTCTGCGGGCTCTTGTGTCTTTGGCTTCCTCATCCTTCTGCCTGAGATTGTGTGGATTTCTACCCTGCCTTTCTGTGGCCCCAACCAAATTCACCAGATCTTCTGTGATTTCACACCATTATTACATTTAGCCTGTACGGACGCCTCGGTGATCTTAGTGCAAGATGTGATTCATGCTCTGGCCATTCTGATAACAGGCCTGGTTATTTCTCTTTCGTACATCAGAATTGTCGTTGTGATCCTGGGGATCCCCTCAGGGGAGGGCCGTAGAAAGGCCTTCTCCACCTGTGCTGCCCATATTGCTGTCTTCCTGCTGTTTTTTGGCAGTGTGGCCCTCATGTATCTTAGATTTTCAGCCGTGTATATGCCGTTCTGGGATACTGCCATCGCTCTGACCTTCTCTGTCCTTGCTCCCTTTTTCAATCCCATAATATACAGCCTGAGGAATAAGGATATGAAAGAGGCTATTAAGAAGCTGCTCTGCCCTCACAAGGTGTTTAATTTACTTGGTAAGTGA